A single Plasmodium sp. gorilla clade G2 genome assembly, chromosome: 7 DNA region contains:
- a CDS encoding mitochondrial ATP synthase F1, epsilon subunit, putative has protein sequence MWKAANVSYTRYASEMADILRKCLKDPYSDIALERSKMHIRETIYKDGKPISQELYEEFEKAYKNLSRQKE, from the exons atgtggaAAGCAGCCAATGTTTCTTATACCAGATATGCCTCAGAAATGGCAGATATTTTAAGAaa ATGTTTGAAGGACCCATATTCTGATATAGCCTTAGAAAGAAGTAAAATGCATATAAGGGAAACAATTTATAAGGATGGAAAACCAATAAGCCAAG AATTGTATGAAGAATTTGAAAAAGCTTACAAGAACTTATCTAgacaaaaagaataa
- a CDS encoding calcium/calmodulin-dependent protein kinase, putative codes for MFLKKTPFSFLYEIGYADKTERNINDIRRNNNLDLYENIKEYNVPELGNFRIVNILLKGFSSTVCLCQWVLDLNKTLILCDYVRYINRNILNDNIQIVNSNNLESNEGIYSLWNDTTNIKSKTNVNTSIYPNIYNNPYVNINMDIQKYNVNNLNQEFEEVDDLYPMEKTNILYNKIINVNNKFEGYIDKREDINEISHMDMITHNDIITNNEIANYYNRIDESYNIMTRKKDTYNIQIMNLVLKIKHKGLHYKINEIEQLREEIEIHKDLKHTNILQIILCAEDENDIWIFLEYSSIGTLYSYVGFNILQEKQVQIIICQILYALYYLHIKGIIHCDIKPQNLLLFNFDQSICIQNNFLLYDDTLKHLNMKKLNFKKLFNNNNNNNNDNNTSQTNHVFNSIVKICDFGLSVKCGFNEFFPYRGIKGSYGFIAPELFHECNFNNKIDMWALGIVTFILLGGYRPFYPCSNFQEKVTFHERYWFNISSEAKDFIQCLLQINPEKRLNVIEAIEHPWVKDYFMNS; via the exons ATGTTTCTTAAAAAAACTCCCTTTTCTTTCTTATATGAAATAGGATATGCAGATAAGACcgaaagaaatataaatgacataaggagaaataataatttagatCTTTATGAAaacataaaagaatataatgtTCCAGAATTAGGAAACTTTCGAAtagtaaatattttattaaaaggtTTTTCTAGTACTGTATGCTTATGTCAATGGGTTCTtgatttaaataaaacattaatTTTATGTGATTATgtaagatatataaatagaaatattttaaatgataatatacaaaTCGTTAATAGCAACAACCTGGAAAGCAATGAAGGCATTTATTCTTTATGGAATGAtacaacaaatataaaatcaaAGACAAATGTGAATACATCTATTTATcctaatatttataataatccaTATGTAAATATCAATATggatatacaaaaatataatgtcAATAATTTAAATCAAGAGTTTGAAGAAGTAGATGATTTATATCCAATGgagaaaacaaatatattatataacaaaataataaatgtaaataataaattcgAAGGATATATAGACAAAAGAGaggatataaatgaaatatctCATATGGATATGATTACacataatgatattataacaaataatgaaattgcaaattattataatagaaTTGATGagtcatataatattatgacaagaaaaaaagatacatataatatacaaataatgaatttggttttaaaaataaaacataaaggattacattataaaataaatgaaatagaaCAATTAAGAGAAGAAATTGAAATACATAAAGATTTAAAACATACAAATATtcttcaaataatattatgtgcagaagatgaaaatgatatatgGATATTCTTAGAATATTCATCAATAGGaacattatattcatatgtaggttttaatattttacaaGAAAAACAAgtacaaataattatatgccAAATTTTATATGccttatattatttacatattaaaGGTATTATTCATTGTGATATTAAACcacaaaatttattattattcaatttTGATCAATCCATttgtatacaaaataatttcttattatatgaCGATACATTAAAACATcttaatatgaaaaaattaaattttaaaaaattattcaataataataataataataataatgacaataatacAAGCCAAACAAATCATGTATTTAATAGCATTGTCAAAATATGTGATTTTGGTTTATCTGTTAAATGTGGATTCAATGAATTTTTTCCATATAGAGGAATAAAAGGAAGTTATGGATTTATAGCACCAGAATTGTTTCat GAatgtaattttaataataaaattgataTGTGGGCATTGGGCATCGTCACTTTTATACTTTTAGGAGGATATAGGCCCTTTTACCCTTGTTCAAATTTTCag gaaAAAGTAACTTTTCATGAAAGATATTGGTTTAACATATCATCAGAAGCGAAAGATTTTATTCAGTGCttattacaaataaatcCAGAAAAAAGATTAAATGTAATTGAGGCCATAGAACATCCAtg gGTAAAAGATTATTTCATGAACTCATAG
- a CDS encoding C-Myc-binding protein, putative has product MNSQHTENNEKDNFIIYLEEHNVINTISNILLKLYDQKERPTDAIQFIRDNMCSEDDLPMKELKEENEFLRNENMRLTNSLNELNDTLKKLIEEEKMIASTNAESTQI; this is encoded by the exons ATGAATTCGCAACATACAGagaataatgaaaaagacAATTTTATCATATACCTGGAAGAACATAATGTCATAAATACAATAAGcaatattcttttaaaattatatgaccAAAAGGAAAGGCCTACAGACGCCATTCAATTCATTCGTGATAATATGTGTAGCGAAGATG aTTTACCCATgaaagaattaaaagaagaaaatgaatttttgagaaatgaaaatatgagGCTAACGAATTCTCTTAATGAATTAAATGATaccttaaaaaaattaattgaagaagaaaaaatgataGCATCTACAAATGCTGAGAGTacacaaatataa
- a CDS encoding 4-nitrophenylphosphatase, with protein MALIYSSNKKDDDIINIEKEYENFLKEWNLKKMINSKDLCLEFDVFFFDCDGVLWHGNELIEGSIEVINYLLNEGKKVYFITNNSTKSRASFLEKFHKLGFTNVKREHIICTAYAVTKYLYDKEEYRLRKKKIYVIGEKGICDELDASNLDWLGGSNDNDKKIILKDDLEIIVDKNIGAVVVGIDFNINYYKIQYAQLCINELNAEFIATNKDATGNFTSKQKWAGTGAVVSSIEAVSLKKPLIVGKPNVYMIENVLKDLNIHHSKVVMVGDRLETDIHFAKNCNIKSILVSTGVTNANIYLNHNSLNIHPDYFMKSISELL; from the coding sequence ATGGCTTTAATTTATTCcagtaataaaaaagatgatgatattattaacattGAAAAGGAATATGAGAATTTTTTGAAAGAATGGAACTTAAAGAAGATGATAAATAGTAAAGACTTGTGTTTAGAATttgatgtttttttttttgattgtGATGGAGTTTTATGGCATGGAAATGAATTAATAGAAGGTTCTATTGaagtaataaattatttattgaatgaaggaaaaaaagtatattttattactaaTAATTCTACAAAATCACGAGCTAGCTTTTTAGAAAAATTTCACAAGTTAGGTTTTACAAATGTAAAAAGAgaacatattatatgtacagCATATGCTgttacaaaatatttatacgataaagaagaatatagattaagaaaaaaaaaaatttatgttaTTGGAGAAAAAGGAATATGTGATGAATTAGATGCATCTAATCTTGATTGGTTAGGAGGTtctaatgataatgataaaaaaattattttaaaagatgaTTTAGAAATTATtgtagataaaaatataggagCAGTAGTTGTAGGTAtagattttaatattaattattataaaattcaaTATGCTCAATTATGTATTAACGAATTAAATGCTGAATTTATAGCTACGAATAAAGATGCTACAGGTAATTTTACATCTAAACAAAAATGGGCAGGTACCGGTGCAGTTGTATCAAGTATTGAAGCTGTGTCTTTAAAAAAACCTTTAATTGTAGGTAAACCTAACGTATATATGATagaaaatgttttaaaagaTTTGAATATTCATCATTCTAAAGTTGTTATGGTTGGAGATAGATTAGAAACAGATATACATTTTGCaaaaaattgtaatattAAATCAATACTTGTTTCGACAGGTGTAACCAAtgcaaatatttatttaaaccATAATAGTCTTAACATTCACCCTGATTATTTTATGAAATCAATATcggaattattataa
- a CDS encoding secreted ookinete protein, putative, whose product MIKIICLMICVSFINMTQSKNVVSSFINYINYKINTPKEISKVIKMGNTLACLIHNNNYISNECSCLFKTLKDFENNCSSNLKKNQQEAKLCAEERCEICCHLKKNENQKYSSHSILQYELECKKKCIKSKLISNASEQDYKVAFKKIIELIRIFFPVNVLNYYPISNKSKATYTNKLLNKTDYDKIRDDLNAETIKESIEYEENLEDKFSPYKEN is encoded by the exons atgattaaaataatttgtcTCATGATATGTGTGTCCTTCATAAATATGACACAGTCAAAGAATGTAGTCTCctcttttattaattatattaattataaaattaataccCCGAAAGAAATATCAAAGGTTATAAAGATGGGGAATACACTGGCCTGTCTTATTCATAATAACAATTATATCTCAAACGAATGTTCATGTTTATTTAAAACACTAAAAgattttgaaaataattgttcatctaatttaaaaaaaaatcaacaAGAAGCAAAACTATGTGCAGAAGAACGTTGTGAAATTTGTtgtcatttaaaaaaaaatgaaaatcaaaaatattcATCACATTCTATTTTACAATATGAACTAGAATGTAAAAAGAAATGTATAAAATCAAAATTAATATCTAATGCAAGTGAACAAGATTATAAAGTagcttttaaaaaaattatagaacttataagaatttttttccctgttaatgtattaaattattatccaATATCAAACAAAAGCAAGGCAACATATACAAATAAGCTATTAAATAAAacag attatgataaaataagGGATGATCTAAATGCAGAA acAATCAAAGAGAGCAtagaatatgaagaaaatttaGAAGATAAGTTCTCAccatataaagaaaattaa